GATTGACGCGTTGGGCGCAGAGCTGATTTATCAATCCGTCGCGCCAGAAGATAAAAATATTGATAGCGAGGCGCAGCAAAAAACGTTGCGCCTCGTGCCGGGTACGACGATCACATCCATACGCATGCTCAAACTTCAGCACGGCCCCGGTATCGAACTCTTCGAAATGCACGGGCCAGAACAGCGCGAGCCGCTGCGGGCCAGCGATTTTGGTCTGCAACATTTTGCGGTCTACACCGAGGGCATCGATGCTGCGCTGCAACGCTTTAAAGCTGCGGGCGGCATGGTGTTTACCACGCCGCAACCGCTAGGTTTTCCCACCGAGAAAGGCGCAGGCAACTGCTTTTGCTATGGCCGCACGCCCTGGGGCAGCATCGTCGAGTTTATTACCTGGCCCACGCCAATGCCCTATGAACAGGAAACCACGCTTCGCCGCTGGAAGCCATGACTCAGCCCAGCACATCCTGCACACAGGCTTTAAACACTTTCACGCCGAGCGCCAGCGCGGCGCGATCAAAGTGCATGTCCGGGTGATGCAGACCCGGCATCAGGTTGGCACCGAGCCCCCAGAAACCGCCTTTCACCTGTGGGCGCAGCCGCAGATAATGGAAAAAGTCCTCGCTGCCGGGTGTCGATTTTGCCGCTGTCAGCCCGCTATCGCCAAACACGCTACGGATGGCGCGGGAAACCACCCCGGTTGCCTCGTCATCAATGATCGCCGCAGGCATCTCTTTTAGAATGCGGATCTCAGCCCGCGCGCCGTACGCCGCCGCACTGCTTTCAATGGCGCGAATGACCTGCGGTTTAAGCGCATCCATAGCGTCGTTTTCCGCCGCACGCAGATCCCAGCACACCAGCGCGTTGTCCGGAATCGAGTTGGTCACCCCGGCGTCGCAGAGAAAACGCGTCGCTTTGGCGCTCCAGGTGAGCGATGGCGCAAGGTGAATGCCGTTTACCGCCTGCACAGCGTGAGCGGCCGCGTCCAGCGCGTTTACACCTAAGTGGGGCCGCGCCGCGTGCGCCGCTTTGCCGTGGAACACCACTTCCACCGTGGCAGACGCCGAGTAATACATGGCTGGCACCGCCTGACCCATCGGGCACTCTTCCAGCGGGCGCAGGTGGAAACCAAGCAGCATGTCAACATCGTCCAGCACGCCAGCCTCCGTCAGTGCAATCGCGCCAGTACCCAGTTCCTCTGCGGGCTGGAAGATGAACTTCAACTTACCCTTTTTCACTACCCCTTCGGCGATGACTTCCTGCGCCGTGGTCAGCACCACCGTGGAGTGTCCGTCATGACCACAGGTGTGGCGCGCGACATGCTCGCCATCAATGATATGCCCAAGCGCATCCATATCGGCGCGCAGCGCCAGCACTGGCCCCGGTTTACCGCTGTCCAGCACCGCGACAATGCCGGTCGTGTTATTGACCTGGCGCGTAACCTGGTAGCCCGCCGCCTCCAGAACCCCGGCGATATAAGCGGAGGTTTTATACTCTTCGAACCCGAGTTCCGGGATCTGATGCAGGTAATTAAAATGCTCAAGTGTGCGTGACACGTCTTACTCCTTGGTACTCAGGCAATAACGCGCATAATCAGCATGGCGATTACGGCATTGAGAATGCTGACCGCCATCAGTAGCGGCCAGTACTTCTTCGGCACATCGGCAACGCCCAACAGGCGGCCCATATACTGTAGCTGCGAACCCATTAAAAAGATGGCGGGCGCGAGAATGGTGATTTGACCAACATCAAGCTGGCCTTTGCTGAGCAGGCTGACTGCCACGCCGGTTCCCGCTGAAGACGAAAGCCAGGCGGTGAGTAACACGGTAATCGCTTCCCCCGGCAGGCCGAACAGCCCCATTAACGGCGCGCAAAGATGGCCGATAATCTGCATCACGCCGAGTAAATTGAGCATTTCGGCGATCACGTAGGCCATTAATACATTAGGCATCAGATTATTAATGGCGATATTAAAACCTTTACGCGCACCAATAACGAAAATATCGAACGGATTACCAGAGACTTTTGCGGAATTATTCATTGTCGAAATCTCGCTTATAAACAGTATTTAATGCCAGACGAACCACCGCTGCGCCCACGAATTTAAGGACAAACATTAAAACCAACGGAACAATAATCGGGATCGTTAATGACGCGAACATCGCTGAGCCAATCGAAAAATAGTTATTGATTAAGCCCGCGCCGGAATATTGCCACGACCCCATAATCACCACATCTTTACGGGTAATTTTATCGCTGTCGTATAACTCTTTAGTTAATGCCGCCCCGGCATCGGTGCTTTGCAGGTCGGTAATCAACGCCAGTCCCGTATAGCCCGGAATACCCAGCAGCGGTTTAAGCAATGGCGTGAGTAATTTATGCGCCGCACGGATCGCACCATAGTGGGTAAAAATCTCCAGCAACCCCAGAGCCAGCATTACCGTTGGCACCAGCGACAGCGCGAACAGAAAACCGGCCTTTGCGCTGATGCCGCCGCTGCCGATAAAGGTGTTGGTTTCCGGCGTTTTCATGGTGCCGAACGCGCCGCCCAGCGTGGTGAAGTCAAACGCGCCCAGCCACGCCATCCCCTCGACTTTGAAAAAGAAGCCGGAAAAAACCAGCAGAACAATCACCAACGAGATCCAGGCACCTGGCCCGACTTTCCACTCTTCCGCGTGCGCTTTCGCGGGTTGCTCCAGCGTTTTTGATTCACTCATAATATCTCTCTTTGAAATAATTAGATGACAATGGCTCATTACTAAGCAGGATCCGTGCCTGAATAGCCCGACGCTAAAATAAAAACCTTTTACCGCGAATTATTACGCAATAAAAAACCTTCCCGCGAAATACCGAGAATAAAAAGCAAAGTAACTAAAAAATTATTTAATTAAGCATTAAGAACTTCCTAATAAAATAATTTCTCACCGTTATCGGGCACCCTTTTGGTGCAAAAAGACAGACTCAATTTTTCATTTTCTTTCACTCATAAAAAATGGCGGTTATTTTGATTATCACTATTCAATGCGGATGATAAATATCCGCTTAATGGTGTTATTGTTGCTTTCAGGTCAACAGTTGAGAAGGAATGTGGCGGATGTTCCAGGACAAACAGGTGGGTTATTTGTATGAGGTGGGTAACCAGGGCGGGATTCGTCGTGCGGCGGATATCCTTGGTGTTAACCCATCCGTGGTCAGCCGCCAAATCGCGCAACTGGAGCGCGCACTGCAACTCCCGCTGCTGGAGCGGCGCGGGCGTAACGTGGTGTTAACCGAAGCGGGACGCCTGCTGGCAGAGGACTATTTTGCCAGCCGCCAGCGGCGTGAAAAGCTGGAAAGCCAGCTAAAAGATCTGCGCCATATGCGCGGCGGAACAATCTCGGTGCGCATTGGCGGTGGGCTGATCACCGCCTTTATCGAAGGGGTTATGCGCGAGTTTGCCAAATCATACCCGCAGGTTTTTGTTGATATTGTGGTGGGTAGCATGCAGGAGATGCTCAACGATATCGTCAGCGGCGAAGCGGATATGGCGCTGGCCTTTGGCCCAATCGGTACGCCGGAACTCAAGCGCCACAGCTTTCAGTGGGGGCCAATCTGCGCCGTCGTCTCGCCACAGCACCCTATCGCGCAGCGGCAAAGCATCACCATTGAAGAGCTGCTCGACTATCCATTAATAGCCCTGACGGAAAACTTCGGCCTGCAACGCCATATGAATGCCATGTTCAAAAGCCAGGGTTTGCAATTTCATCCGGCGTATCGCTGTAACCAATTCTCCACCGCGATGGGGCTAAGCCAGGCGGGGCTAGGCATCTCGTTTATGACCGCTTATGCTGCCGCCGATCCCATTCGCCTTGGCGCGCTGGTTGCCGTACCACTCGATCATCCCATCGCCAATAGTGCTCAGTGCCACCTGCTGCGTAACTCTGATCGGCGCTTTACACCAGCCGCCCACCATATGTGGCGGCTTCTGCATAATGCCTTTCGCGACAAATAAAGGGGTGTGGTATACCAGAAAGCCAACCAAATGAGGCATAGCATGTCGATGACGCGCGATATACAGCAATCATTTTGCCGTCCACTGGCGTTACCGGGTGTCGAACTGCGCAGCACCTGGCGCAGCCAGCAGGCGTATAAAAGCCACAGCCACGCAGAATTATCCATTGGCGCGATTATCGACGGGCAAACCCGCTGTCTCTGCAACGGACAGGAATACCTGCTCCAACCGGGCGATCTGATGGTCATTCCACCGCACGCGCCCCACAGTTGTAACCCACTCGCCGGGCAGCCACGCAGCTACCATATGCTTTACCTGCCGCATAAAAACAGCCAACAACAGGTCATTCGCGACCCTTCGTTATTTCAGTTGTACTTGCGTATCGTGGCGTTGATTGAGCGGGACGACTCGCCGCAATTACCAGCGGCACTCGATGCCCTTCTCAGCGCTTTACCTCCCGGTGCGGATCACTGCGCGCCGCTACGGCCCGTAAGCCAGCAGGTGCTGGCGGCGTTGACCCACGATTTGCAGCAACCGCCAACGCTTGATGTGCTGGCCAGCGCCTTTTCCCTGCGCAAAGAGACGTTAATCCGCACCTTCAAGCAGGACACCGGCCTG
This genomic interval from Kosakonia sacchari SP1 contains the following:
- a CDS encoding LysR substrate-binding domain-containing protein — its product is MFQDKQVGYLYEVGNQGGIRRAADILGVNPSVVSRQIAQLERALQLPLLERRGRNVVLTEAGRLLAEDYFASRQRREKLESQLKDLRHMRGGTISVRIGGGLITAFIEGVMREFAKSYPQVFVDIVVGSMQEMLNDIVSGEADMALAFGPIGTPELKRHSFQWGPICAVVSPQHPIAQRQSITIEELLDYPLIALTENFGLQRHMNAMFKSQGLQFHPAYRCNQFSTAMGLSQAGLGISFMTAYAAADPIRLGALVAVPLDHPIANSAQCHLLRNSDRRFTPAAHHMWRLLHNAFRDK
- a CDS encoding helix-turn-helix transcriptional regulator, producing MSMTRDIQQSFCRPLALPGVELRSTWRSQQAYKSHSHAELSIGAIIDGQTRCLCNGQEYLLQPGDLMVIPPHAPHSCNPLAGQPRSYHMLYLPHKNSQQQVIRDPSLFQLYLRIVALIERDDSPQLPAALDALLSALPPGADHCAPLRPVSQQVLAALTHDLQQPPTLDVLASAFSLRKETLIRTFKQDTGLTPGSFLNITRVEFAKSRLRAGDTLADVGYQSGFADQSHFHRTFVSYTAATPRQYAFGRSISDNK
- a CDS encoding M20 peptidase aminoacylase family protein codes for the protein MSRTLEHFNYLHQIPELGFEEYKTSAYIAGVLEAAGYQVTRQVNNTTGIVAVLDSGKPGPVLALRADMDALGHIIDGEHVARHTCGHDGHSTVVLTTAQEVIAEGVVKKGKLKFIFQPAEELGTGAIALTEAGVLDDVDMLLGFHLRPLEECPMGQAVPAMYYSASATVEVVFHGKAAHAARPHLGVNALDAAAHAVQAVNGIHLAPSLTWSAKATRFLCDAGVTNSIPDNALVCWDLRAAENDAMDALKPQVIRAIESSAAAYGARAEIRILKEMPAAIIDDEATGVVSRAIRSVFGDSGLTAAKSTPGSEDFFHYLRLRPQVKGGFWGLGANLMPGLHHPDMHFDRAALALGVKVFKACVQDVLG
- a CDS encoding nucleoside recognition domain-containing protein is translated as MSESKTLEQPAKAHAEEWKVGPGAWISLVIVLLVFSGFFFKVEGMAWLGAFDFTTLGGAFGTMKTPETNTFIGSGGISAKAGFLFALSLVPTVMLALGLLEIFTHYGAIRAAHKLLTPLLKPLLGIPGYTGLALITDLQSTDAGAALTKELYDSDKITRKDVVIMGSWQYSGAGLINNYFSIGSAMFASLTIPIIVPLVLMFVLKFVGAAVVRLALNTVYKRDFDNE
- a CDS encoding YjiG family protein; this translates as MNNSAKVSGNPFDIFVIGARKGFNIAINNLMPNVLMAYVIAEMLNLLGVMQIIGHLCAPLMGLFGLPGEAITVLLTAWLSSSAGTGVAVSLLSKGQLDVGQITILAPAIFLMGSQLQYMGRLLGVADVPKKYWPLLMAVSILNAVIAMLIMRVIA
- a CDS encoding VOC family protein, whose translation is MSIRGIDHIGITVPDIEGATRFLIDALGAELIYQSVAPEDKNIDSEAQQKTLRLVPGTTITSIRMLKLQHGPGIELFEMHGPEQREPLRASDFGLQHFAVYTEGIDAALQRFKAAGGMVFTTPQPLGFPTEKGAGNCFCYGRTPWGSIVEFITWPTPMPYEQETTLRRWKP